Proteins found in one Elephas maximus indicus isolate mEleMax1 chromosome 11, mEleMax1 primary haplotype, whole genome shotgun sequence genomic segment:
- the ZBTB32 gene encoding zinc finger and BTB domain-containing protein 32, which translates to MSLPPMRLPSPYASDRLVRLAARLRPALCDTLITVGSQEFPAHSLVLAGVSQQLGHRGWWALAEGISPSTFAQLLQFVYGESVELHPGELGALEEAARALGVQALEEACRRARRDRTNEEQEPGPKKHQEEPEKPLRDSERELGGPGEKQRPEFFRAGGREQEPRHKHWPPGESHEVTGAKREGHGKQMRSKEKLSQSSVGHGEEDGKPGAVVWLRESPGSSEESLWESPSPLPQPGSLQASIVPRPWWAEAPWLGEGQPALQSILLLPPRYGTPFSPSTPITPITPITGSRQEVWPQDQRIPLPLNLQKGLWSQNLLASSSPTPGSTATSVGHNGKAGRISHQHPPPPPPARVRPYSCSVCGKRFSLKHQMETHYRVHTGEKPFSCSLCPQRSRDFSAMTKHLRTHGAAPYRCPLCLAGCPSLASMQAHMRGHSPSQLPPGWTIRSTFLYSSSSRPSRASPSPCSPPSSTT; encoded by the exons ATGTCCCTACCCCCCATGAGACTGCCCAGCCCCTACGCCTCTGATCGGCTGGTACGGCTGGCAGCCAGGCTCCGGCCGGCACTATGTGATACCCTGATCACTGTGGGAAGCCAAGAGTTTCCAGCCCACAGCCTGGTGCTAGCAGGTGTGAGCCAGCAGCTGGGTCACAGGGGCTGGTGGGCTTTGGCAGAAGGCATCAGCCCTTCCACTTTTGCCCAGCTTCTGCAGTTTGTTTACGGGGAGAGTGTGGAGCTGCACCCTGGGGAGCTGGGAGCCCTTGAGGAGGCGGCCAGAGCCCTGGGGGTCCAGGCCCTGGAAGAAGCATGCAGAAGGGCTCGAAGGGACAGGACTAATGAGGAGCAGGAACCAGGGCCGAAGAAACATCAGGAGGAGCCAGAAAAACCCCTAAGGGATTCTGAGAGGGAACTGGGGGGCCCTGGAGAGAAGCAGAGGCCAGAGTTTTTCAGAgctggtgggagagaacaggaacCACGGCACAAGCACTGGCCACCAGGAGAGAGCCATGAGGTGACAGGGGCAAAGCGAGAGGGTCATGGGAAACAAATGAGATCAAAGGAGAAACTCAGCCAATCCTCTGTTGGCCACGGGGAAGAAGATGGGAAGCCAGGAGCTGTCGTGTGGTTGAGGGAGAGTCCAGGGAGCTCTGAGGAAAGTCTGTGGGAGTCCCCTAGCCCCCTTCCCCAACCAGGTTCCCTCCAAGCCAGCATCGTCCCCAGGCCCTGGTGGGCTGAGGCCCCCTGGTTGGGGGAGGGCCAGCCTGCCCTGCAGAGCATCCTGCTGTTGCCGCCCAGATATGGCACTCCCTTCTCCCCCAGCACCCCCATCACCCCCATCACCCCCATCACTGGATCCCGGCAGGAGGTCTGGCCTCAGGACCAGAG GATCCCACTGCCCCTGAACCTCCAGaaagggctctggagccagaaccTATTGGCCTCCTCCAGCCCCACTCCAG GCTCGACTGCAACCTCTGTGGGTCATAATGGCAAAGCGGGCCGCATATCTCACCAACATCCTCCCCCGCCCCCTCCTGCTCGCGTTCGGCCCTATTCTTGCtctgtctgtggaaagaggtttTCACTCAAGCATCAGATGGAGACACACTACCGAGTCCACACAG GTGAGAAACCATTCTCCTGTAGCCTCTGCCCTCAGCGCTCCCGGGACTTCTCTGCCATGACCAAGCATCTTCGGACCCATGGGGCTGCGCCCTACCGCTGCCCTCTGTGTCTGGCCGGCTGCCCCAGCCTGGCCTCCATGCAGGCTCACATGCGCGGCCACTCGCCCAGCCAGCTCCCACCAGGATGGACCATTCGCTCCACCTTCCTCTATTCCTCCTCTTCCAGGCCATCCCGGGCCTCGCCCTCTCCCTGCAGTCCCCCTTCCTCCACTACCTGA